A window of the Hevea brasiliensis isolate MT/VB/25A 57/8 chromosome 6, ASM3005281v1, whole genome shotgun sequence genome harbors these coding sequences:
- the LOC110636369 gene encoding uncharacterized protein LOC110636369, with translation MDAVISKQDRYRGDGDHNVQKMRRISNVSWLASKRQVHKTLKNSVNGKIWKREEDDDDDGWSIPTRTKNSSKKVKLTPAFEFSKGNGIPRKRLNKRSSFVVVDLEGDSEDEVLEQACIMNIRARQRARTSDSEAVKRNHMYRRLEMEI, from the coding sequence ATGGATGCAGTTATTTCTAAGCAAGACCGGTACAGAGGTGATGGTGATCATAATGTGCAGAAGATGAGAAGAATCTCGAATGTTTCTTGGCTTGCATCGAAGAGACAAGTTCACAAAACCCTTAAGAATAGCGTTAATGGCAAGATATGGAAACGGGAAGAGGACGATGATGATGATGGGTGGTCAATCCCAACAAGAACAAAAAATTCATCCAAGAAAGTGAAACTGACTCCTGCTTTTGAATTCTCGAAAGGCAATGGAATTCCAAGGAAGCGGCTGAATAAGAGAAGTAGTTTTGTAGTTGTAGACTTGGAGGGTGATtcagaagatgaagttttagagCAAGCGTGTATTATGAATATAAGAGCGCGCCAAAGAGCTAGAACTTCAGATAGTGAGGCAGTCAAAAGAAATCACATGTATAGAAGGctagaaatggagatttga